Proteins from one Pseudomonas bijieensis genomic window:
- a CDS encoding type I secretion system permease/ATPase — MTSMEPATPGADPRLNFDDPLLDGLLILCKLHGATVSRASLSAGLPMAHQRLSLDLLPRAAARASLQARLLRRELADISPLNLPVMLVLVGGRCAVLRRWGEDGKALILPSEADGGEQWVSREELALDYSGQALFARPRHELEDLRSPLVPRVEAWFRDTLKLSRWLYSDAILASFLINLLGLMVPLFVMQTYDRVVPNQATSTLWVLAVGLLIGTGFELVLRVVRAHLLDTAGKKTDVVLSATLFERITGMAMKAKPVTIGGFAQSIHDFQGLREFLTAVTLTSLIDLPFALLMLVVIGLLGGWLVVIPVVAFPITIVFAMIIQVRLRDTVQKSLALGAQRQALLIETLGGLETLKACSAESERQHQWESTHGALTRLDSHARNLSALATNGTLFLQQLAGMATIVAGVYSIIAGNLSVGALVATYMLGSRVLAPLGQIAGLITRYQQAQLTMRSTDALMALPQERDAKQRPLDRTQLQGALEVNGVTFHYNGQSSPALANISFSLKPGERVGIIGRSGSGKSTLARLVMGFYAPEEGQLLLDGLDLRQLDVADLRQQIGYVAHDLPLLAGSLRDNLTLGARYISDARMLEVAELTGVTELARQHPQGFDRPVGERGQLLSGGQRQAVLLARALLLDPPILLLDEPTSAMDNSSEDVLRQKLHTHVQGKTVLLVTHRTSMLSLVDRLVVLDNGRIVADGPKDAVIDALRKGRVGSAAV; from the coding sequence GTGACCAGCATGGAACCTGCAACCCCCGGCGCTGATCCGCGGCTGAATTTCGATGATCCCTTGCTGGACGGCCTGTTGATCCTCTGCAAACTCCATGGCGCGACGGTCAGCCGCGCCAGCCTCAGCGCCGGGCTTCCTATGGCGCACCAACGCTTGAGCCTGGACCTGCTGCCACGCGCAGCGGCCCGGGCGAGCTTGCAGGCGCGACTGTTGCGTCGTGAGCTGGCGGATATCTCGCCCCTGAACCTACCGGTGATGCTGGTCCTGGTGGGCGGCCGCTGTGCGGTATTGCGGCGCTGGGGTGAGGATGGCAAGGCGCTGATCCTGCCCAGCGAAGCCGACGGCGGCGAACAATGGGTCAGTCGCGAGGAACTGGCCCTCGATTACAGCGGCCAGGCCTTGTTCGCCCGGCCGCGCCATGAACTCGAAGACCTGCGCTCGCCTTTGGTGCCGCGGGTCGAGGCGTGGTTTCGCGACACCTTGAAACTGTCGCGCTGGCTGTACAGCGACGCGATCCTGGCGAGTTTCCTGATCAATCTGCTGGGCCTGATGGTGCCGCTGTTCGTCATGCAGACCTACGATCGCGTGGTGCCGAACCAGGCCACGTCGACCTTATGGGTGCTGGCCGTGGGGCTGCTGATCGGCACCGGTTTCGAACTGGTATTGCGGGTGGTACGCGCCCACCTGCTGGACACTGCTGGCAAGAAAACCGACGTGGTTCTTTCCGCCACCCTGTTCGAGCGCATCACCGGCATGGCGATGAAGGCCAAGCCGGTGACCATCGGCGGCTTCGCCCAGAGCATCCATGACTTCCAGGGCCTGCGGGAGTTTCTCACCGCCGTAACCCTCACCAGCCTCATCGACCTGCCCTTCGCCCTGCTGATGCTGGTGGTGATCGGCCTGCTCGGTGGCTGGCTGGTGGTGATTCCAGTGGTGGCGTTTCCCATCACCATTGTCTTCGCGATGATCATCCAGGTGCGCCTGCGCGACACCGTGCAAAAAAGCCTGGCCCTGGGTGCCCAGCGCCAAGCCTTGTTGATTGAAACCCTCGGCGGCCTGGAAACCCTCAAGGCCTGCAGCGCCGAAAGCGAACGCCAGCATCAGTGGGAAAGCACCCACGGCGCCCTCACCCGCCTGGACAGCCATGCGCGCAACCTCTCGGCATTGGCGACCAACGGCACGTTGTTCCTGCAACAACTGGCCGGCATGGCAACCATCGTCGCCGGGGTCTACAGCATCATCGCCGGCAACCTCAGCGTCGGCGCGCTGGTGGCGACCTACATGCTCGGCAGCCGAGTGCTCGCCCCTCTCGGGCAGATCGCCGGGCTGATCACTCGCTACCAACAAGCCCAGCTCACCATGCGCAGCACCGATGCCTTGATGGCATTGCCCCAGGAGCGTGACGCCAAGCAACGGCCACTGGATCGCACCCAATTGCAGGGCGCGCTGGAGGTCAACGGCGTGACCTTCCATTACAACGGCCAGAGCTCCCCCGCGCTGGCCAATATCAGCTTCAGCCTCAAGCCCGGCGAACGGGTCGGGATCATCGGTCGCAGCGGTTCGGGCAAGAGCACCCTGGCGCGCCTGGTGATGGGCTTCTACGCGCCGGAGGAAGGCCAGTTGCTGCTGGACGGCCTGGACCTGCGGCAACTGGACGTCGCCGACCTGCGCCAACAGATCGGCTATGTCGCCCATGACCTGCCATTGCTGGCCGGCAGCCTGCGGGACAATCTCACCCTGGGCGCCCGCTACATCAGCGATGCGCGCATGCTGGAAGTGGCGGAACTGACCGGTGTCACCGAACTGGCGCGCCAGCATCCCCAAGGTTTCGACCGCCCGGTGGGCGAGCGCGGGCAACTGCTGTCCGGCGGCCAACGCCAGGCCGTGCTGCTGGCCCGGGCCTTGTTGCTCGACCCGCCGATCCTGCTGCTGGACGAACCCACCAGCGCTATGGACAACAGCAGCGAAGACGTTTTGCGACAAAAGCTCCACACCCACGTACAGGGCAAGACCGTGCTGCTGGTGACCCACCGCACCTCGATGCTGAGTCTGGTGGATCGCTTGGTGGTGTTGGACAACGGCCGGATCGTGGCGGATGGACCGAAGGACGCGGTGATCGATGCATTGCGCAAGGGACGGGTGGGGTCTGCGGCGGTATAG
- a CDS encoding HlyD family type I secretion periplasmic adaptor subunit, with protein sequence MSAQTPDSAARSYFGSFSKSAESEFMAETAGATLQDSPRRSRVTVWLATGLIVTGLVWAKLAVLQEVTTGEGKAIPSSKVQVIQNLEGGIVTEIFVREGQMVNKGDTLLRLDDTRYLSNKGESEADRYALTAQVERLSAEAEGRPFALSAEITAKAPQVAEDERSLYEQRQRRLASEQRTLTEQLRQKTQELAEFRSKQGQFSSALALLQEEMNMSAPLVRTGAVSPVEILRLKRSAVEIRGSLNATTLAIPRAESAINEIKSKIDESEQTFRSEAAKDLNEKRTELSKITASSIAIDDRVTRTTVVSPVHGVIKQLKVNTIGGVVQPGNDMVEIVPLEDNLLIEAKVRPQDVAFLHPGQKAMVKFSAYDYTIYGGLSAKLELIGADTITDDKGNSFYLIQVRTDKNHLGGDAKPLLIIPGMVATVDIITGEKSVLDYLLKPVLKARTEAMRER encoded by the coding sequence ATGTCTGCTCAAACCCCGGATTCAGCCGCCCGAAGCTACTTCGGCAGTTTCAGCAAAAGCGCCGAAAGCGAGTTCATGGCGGAAACCGCCGGCGCCACATTGCAGGATTCGCCGCGCCGCTCGCGGGTCACCGTGTGGCTGGCCACCGGCTTGATCGTCACCGGGCTGGTCTGGGCCAAACTGGCGGTCTTGCAAGAAGTCACCACAGGCGAAGGCAAGGCGATTCCGTCGAGCAAGGTCCAGGTGATCCAGAACCTGGAGGGCGGCATCGTCACCGAGATTTTCGTGCGCGAAGGGCAGATGGTGAACAAGGGCGACACCCTGCTGCGCCTGGACGACACGCGCTATCTGTCGAACAAGGGCGAGAGCGAGGCCGACCGCTATGCCTTGACCGCCCAGGTCGAACGCTTGTCGGCCGAGGCTGAAGGGCGGCCATTCGCACTCTCGGCAGAGATAACCGCCAAGGCCCCGCAAGTGGCCGAGGACGAACGCTCCCTGTACGAACAACGGCAACGGCGCCTGGCCAGCGAACAACGGACCCTGACCGAACAACTGCGGCAGAAGACCCAGGAACTGGCGGAGTTTCGCTCCAAGCAAGGCCAGTTCAGCTCTGCCCTGGCCTTGCTGCAAGAAGAAATGAACATGTCCGCACCGCTGGTGCGCACCGGGGCAGTGTCGCCAGTGGAGATCCTGCGACTCAAGCGCAGCGCGGTGGAAATCCGCGGCTCACTCAACGCCACCACCCTGGCCATTCCCCGGGCCGAATCGGCGATCAACGAGATCAAGAGCAAGATCGACGAATCGGAACAGACCTTCCGCTCCGAAGCGGCCAAGGACCTCAACGAGAAACGCACCGAACTGTCGAAAATCACCGCCTCGAGCATCGCCATCGACGACCGCGTGACCCGCACCACCGTGGTCTCGCCGGTGCATGGGGTGATCAAGCAACTGAAGGTCAACACCATCGGCGGCGTGGTGCAGCCGGGCAACGACATGGTGGAAATCGTCCCCCTGGAAGACAACCTGCTGATCGAAGCCAAGGTCCGCCCCCAGGACGTGGCTTTCCTGCACCCGGGTCAGAAAGCCATGGTCAAGTTCAGCGCCTACGACTACACCATCTATGGCGGACTGAGCGCCAAGCTCGAACTGATCGGCGCCGACACCATCACCGACGACAAGGGCAACAGCTTCTACCTGATCCAGGTGCGCACCGATAAAAATCATTTGGGCGGGGATGCCAAACCGTTGCTGATCATTCCGGGGATGGTGGCGACGGTGGATATCATTACCGGGGAGAAAAGCGTGCTGGATTACTTGCTCAAGCCGGTGTTGAAGGCGCGGACCGAGGCGATGCGCGAGCGGTAG
- a CDS encoding tRNA-uridine aminocarboxypropyltransferase, with protein sequence MSRTQCPRCQRPQSHCLCPLIPSLDSRTRVLLLQHPSEVNHALNTARLAALGLNNAELIVGEVFEDLPRLLNPPGYRARLLFPNEDAQPLQAYVPSEEPLLLVVPDGTWRKARKLLHLNPLLAALPRVTLAEGGVSRYRLRKAPGPGALSTVEAIVQALQTLEAPSSFEPLLWPFEALIEGQIAAMGEETFQRNHAENRS encoded by the coding sequence ATGTCCAGAACTCAATGCCCGCGCTGCCAACGACCGCAAAGCCATTGCTTGTGCCCGTTGATCCCCAGCCTCGACAGCCGCACCCGGGTCTTGCTGTTGCAGCATCCCAGCGAAGTGAACCATGCCTTGAACACGGCCAGGCTGGCGGCGCTGGGGCTCAATAATGCCGAGTTGATCGTGGGCGAGGTGTTCGAGGACTTGCCCAGGCTGCTCAATCCACCGGGTTATCGGGCGCGGTTGCTGTTTCCCAATGAGGATGCGCAGCCGCTGCAGGCTTATGTTCCGTCCGAGGAGCCGCTGCTGTTGGTCGTGCCCGACGGTACCTGGCGCAAGGCGCGCAAGCTGCTGCACCTCAACCCGTTGTTGGCGGCGCTGCCGAGGGTGACCTTGGCCGAAGGCGGCGTGTCCCGTTATCGCTTGCGCAAGGCCCCGGGGCCGGGGGCGTTGTCGACGGTGGAGGCGATTGTCCAGGCGTTGCAGACATTGGAAGCGCCAAGCAGCTTCGAGCCGTTGCTCTGGCCGTTCGAGGCATTGATCGAGGGGCAGATTGCGGCGATGGGGGAAGAGACCTTCCAGCGTAACCATGCTGAGAATAGGTCGTGA
- a CDS encoding LysR family transcriptional regulator has protein sequence MANALPDLKLLRIFVSVVRHQGFANAQHELNLSTSAISTYMSQLESALGLVLCHRGRGGFSLTSKGELFHQETLRLLGELEGFEQYAAALKGELRGTLNLGVIDSTVSDKALPFAEAIGAYSQEHPAVHLHLSVMSPYELQLGVQDNRLDLAIGAFSTRMSGLVYMPLYREQHWLYCSNRHPLFNERRIPEQVITQQRMVGRGYWSQAELARHGFKHSAATVESMEAQLILVLSGAYVGYLPEHYAQAWVDKGDLRVLLPATFGYQAPFSMIVRRGRSREPLIQTFRDLLKAQLNQA, from the coding sequence ATGGCCAACGCTCTACCCGACCTGAAACTGCTGCGCATTTTCGTCAGCGTGGTCCGGCACCAGGGGTTCGCCAATGCCCAGCACGAACTCAACCTTTCCACGTCGGCCATCAGCACCTATATGAGCCAGCTTGAATCAGCCCTGGGCCTGGTGTTGTGTCATCGCGGCCGGGGCGGGTTCAGCCTGACCAGCAAGGGCGAGTTGTTCCATCAGGAAACCCTGCGCCTGCTGGGCGAACTCGAAGGGTTCGAGCAGTACGCCGCCGCGCTCAAGGGCGAATTGCGCGGCACGTTGAACCTGGGGGTGATCGATTCCACGGTCAGCGACAAGGCCTTGCCATTCGCCGAAGCCATCGGCGCCTACAGCCAGGAGCATCCGGCGGTGCATTTGCACCTGTCGGTCATGAGCCCTTACGAACTGCAACTCGGCGTGCAGGACAACCGCCTGGACCTGGCCATCGGTGCGTTTTCCACGCGCATGAGCGGGCTGGTCTACATGCCGCTGTACCGCGAGCAGCACTGGTTGTATTGCAGCAACCGCCACCCGCTGTTCAACGAGCGGCGCATCCCCGAGCAAGTCATCACCCAGCAGCGCATGGTCGGGCGCGGTTACTGGAGCCAGGCCGAGCTGGCCCGCCATGGCTTCAAGCACAGCGCGGCGACGGTGGAGAGCATGGAGGCGCAATTGATCCTGGTGTTGTCCGGTGCCTACGTCGGTTATCTGCCTGAGCACTATGCCCAGGCGTGGGTCGACAAGGGCGATTTGCGCGTGCTGCTGCCGGCGACCTTCGGTTATCAGGCGCCATTTTCGATGATCGTGCGTCGTGGTCGCAGCCGCGAGCCGCTGATCCAGACATTCCGTGATTTGCTCAAAGCTCAACTGAATCAGGCCTGA
- the speB gene encoding agmatinase → MDKILHQPLGGNEMPRFGGIATMMRLPHLQTAAGLDAAFVGVPLDIGTSLRAGTRFGPREIRAESVMIRPYNMATGAAPFDSLSVADIGDVAINTFNLLDAVRIIEESYHKILEHNVIPLTLGGDHTITLPILRAIHKKHGKVGLVHIDAHADVNDHMFGEKIAHGTTFRRAVEEGLLDCDRVVQIGLRAQGYTADDFNWSRNQGFRVVQAEECWHKSLAPLMAEVREKVGGGPVYLSFDIDGIDPAWAPGTGTPEIGGLTTIQAIEIVRGCQGLDLVGCDLVEVSPPYDTTGNTSLLGANLLYEMLCVLPGVVHR, encoded by the coding sequence GTGGACAAGATTCTTCACCAACCACTGGGCGGCAACGAAATGCCGCGCTTCGGCGGCATCGCCACCATGATGCGACTCCCCCATTTGCAGACCGCTGCCGGCCTGGACGCTGCGTTCGTCGGCGTGCCGCTGGACATTGGCACCTCCCTTCGCGCTGGCACCCGTTTCGGGCCGCGGGAGATTCGCGCCGAATCCGTGATGATCCGCCCCTACAACATGGCCACTGGCGCCGCGCCGTTCGACTCGCTGTCGGTGGCCGACATCGGAGACGTGGCGATCAACACCTTCAACCTGCTGGATGCGGTGCGGATCATCGAGGAGTCGTACCACAAGATCCTCGAACACAACGTCATTCCCCTGACCCTGGGCGGCGACCACACCATCACCCTGCCGATCCTGCGGGCGATCCACAAGAAACACGGCAAGGTCGGCCTGGTGCACATCGACGCCCACGCCGATGTGAACGACCACATGTTCGGCGAGAAAATCGCCCACGGCACCACCTTCCGCCGCGCCGTGGAAGAAGGCTTGCTCGACTGCGACCGCGTGGTCCAGATCGGCCTGCGGGCCCAGGGCTATACGGCCGATGATTTCAACTGGAGCCGCAACCAGGGTTTCCGCGTGGTCCAGGCCGAAGAGTGCTGGCACAAGTCCCTGGCCCCGCTGATGGCCGAAGTGCGCGAGAAAGTCGGCGGCGGTCCGGTGTACCTAAGCTTCGACATCGACGGCATCGACCCTGCCTGGGCCCCTGGCACCGGCACCCCGGAAATCGGCGGCCTGACCACTATCCAGGCAATCGAAATCGTGCGCGGCTGCCAGGGTCTCGACCTGGTCGGTTGCGATCTGGTAGAAGTCTCGCCACCGTACGACACCACCGGCAACACTTCGCTGTTGGGCGCCAACCTGCTGTACGAGATGCTCTGCGTACTGCCCGGCGTGGTTCATCGCTGA
- a CDS encoding YybH family protein, translating to MNQQDQVRQAAAQLVSAFARNDRDAYFGAFTADASFVFHTLEQPLLSRDAYQALWDRWRSEDGFEVLDCTSSNAFVSLQGDVAVFIHDVATELRMQGELHFSQERETIVFRQEQQGLWLACHEHLSAMPEGLPIP from the coding sequence ATGAACCAACAGGACCAAGTACGCCAGGCCGCCGCACAACTGGTGTCGGCCTTCGCCCGTAATGACCGTGACGCCTACTTCGGCGCGTTCACGGCCGATGCGAGTTTCGTGTTCCACACCCTCGAACAGCCCCTGCTGTCACGCGATGCCTACCAGGCGTTGTGGGACCGCTGGCGCTCCGAGGATGGCTTCGAGGTGCTGGACTGCACCTCAAGCAACGCCTTCGTCAGCCTGCAAGGGGACGTGGCGGTTTTCATCCATGACGTGGCCACTGAGCTGCGCATGCAAGGGGAGCTTCACTTTAGCCAGGAGCGCGAAACCATTGTGTTTCGCCAAGAACAACAAGGCCTATGGCTGGCCTGTCACGAACATTTGTCCGCAATGCCGGAAGGGCTGCCAATCCCTTAG